Below is a genomic region from Thunnus thynnus chromosome 22, fThuThy2.1, whole genome shotgun sequence.
GCACGAGGGTTCGACTGAGGACTCGCCACGCTCGTCACCTTCTTcagctgcaggagagagagagagagagagagagagagacatagagagacagagagacggatagagagagagagagagagagagacggagagagagacggagagagagagagagacggagggagagagacggagagagagacggagagagagagagagagagagacggagagagagagagagagacggggagagagagagagagagacggagagagagagagacggagagagagacagagagagacagagagagagacagagagagagagacggagagagagagagacggagagagagagaggcggagagagagagagagagagagagagacggagggagagagacggagagagagacggagagagagagagagagagagagacggagagagagagagacggagagagagagagacggagagagagagacagaaagagacagagagagacagagagagacggagagagagagagacggagagagagagagactcatATTAATGACTTCCTGTTCATCACAGATATTATATTTCAgagttatttgtattttttgtatgtttgtgttttctgaaccATCAGTCGTATTAAACAGTAAAAACTGAACCTGAGTTCTGTTTCTAAGCTTTTATTAAATCCAGACGATGTGACGTCAGCGACCTCTGCTGCCACACGTGTTCATTACGCGTCACTAACAGATGTttgagtcgtgttaagttaccgctgatgaAAACATCTGTAATAACAACAGTGATTATAGTGTTGAAGTCTGTTGTCTCACATGAGGAGAGAGTCTGGTTGTGCTgcaggtttcttcctgttaaaggagGTTTTTCCTGCTGTCGGGTCTCGATCTAGACCTGCTCGATGTGGAAACAGCCCTGAGATGAAGTGAATACACCAGTGCTGCACCCTCACTGGAAGGTCACGTTAGTGGTTTGGACTACCTGTTTGACGAGAGTctgttgtctgcagctcttcatcaaacatcatcatcatcactgtggttgTTTCTGCTTGTTCCTCTCTGCAGTGTTTAAAACTGATCCAATGAACAAGCAGCTCCAGATCTTTGTTGTGTCGACCAAACGGTGTCGACTTGCTTTTATTAGAGAAGAGCGTCGCTAACGAAGCAGCAGGAAACGGAGACACGTTACATCCAGGTGACTCACAGCTGATCGTTACCGCTCAACACGAGTAGGAAGGAAAGAGACGCCGTCGTCCGTGTTACAAGTCAGAATGATCCTGAAGCTGCTTTAAGCTCAACATCAGCACCAAATAAAACCAGTCAATGATGTCATTAAAGTAAATCtattaacataaaatatagagtttcatttccaaagtgtTTGAGGTGGATCAgctcgtcttcttcttctgaagaggaggaatgtatctgtgtgtgtgtgtgtgtatgtgtgtgtgtgtttatgtgtgtatctgtgtgtgtgtgtgtgtgtgtgtgtgtgtgtgtgtatatgtgtgtatctgtgtgtgtgtgtgtgtgtgtgtgtgtgtttatgtgtgtatctgtgtgtgtgtgtgtgtgtatatgtgtgtgtgtgtgtgtgtgtgtgtgtatatgtgtgtatctgtgtgtgtgtgtgtgtgtatatgtgtgtgtgtgtgtgtgtgtgtgtgtatatgtgtgtatctgtgtgtgtgtgtgtgtgtgtatatgtgtgtatctgtgtgtgtgtgtgtgtgtgtttatgtgtgtatctgtgtgtgtgtgtgtgtgtatatgtgtgtgtgtgtgtgtgtgtgtgtgtgtgtatatgtgtgtatctgtgtgtgtatatgtgtgtgtgtgtgtgtgtgtgtgtgcagtcttCATCACCTCCGTGGCTCCGTGCTGTTTGGTCTCCTCTGACAGCCACAGCGACAGCACCGTGGGGTCTGACTGCTTCACGCTGGGCTCGTCCAGAACCAGCAGCCCCAGACCGTCTGATTCACCGTCCGGCCTCGGCACCTGAACGCAGCACAGACCACACCATTCACATTATTTAAATCAGTTAATATAAACCGGAGGATGATGTGAAAGACGATGACACATGAACGCATCAGTTATAATCCAGTGATTTTACTTCTGGCACCTTCACGGCTTCTCAACCGCTGAAGAACTTTAACCTTTTAATCCAGTTATTTATAATCTAACTGAATGGTTTCCAGTAAACTGTGTTAAACTGGTCACTGCTGAACGTTAATTAACGGATGAATTCATCTGTGTGAAGTGTTTAAGTTTAATCCCATAAAAGGAAGCGAGTCGACCTTCAGGAAGGCGTCGATGTCGCCGACGGCGGGGATGAAGTCCGGGATGAAGGGCTTCAGGCTGTGCTCCAGCTCCACCGACTGAGGAGTGTAGCTGAAGAAGAgagacaacaacacagaggtcagaggtcaacctGAGAGCagcctcctcttcatcatcagacAGACGCTGAGCTGCTTTATAATGTAGCTTATCAATGAATCGACTGATCGCTGCAGCTCTACGACGCTGACAGTAACGAGCCGGACCCTGAACGCACCGTGTGATGTACTGGAACAGCTCTTTGATCTCGGTGCTGACGGGCAGGTTGGCGTAGTCGGCGGGGTCGTACGCTCCCTCCGGAGCCTCGCCGTCGTCGTCGTCCGTATCCTCTTCGTCAGAGTCGTCTTCGTCCTcatcgtcgtcatcatcatcgtcgtcgtcctcctcctcctcctcctcctcctcggggCTGACCCCGGGCTGTCCGTTGATCGGCTCTGCGGGCCGCTGAGGCTTGTGGTCCTCGTCGAACTCGTCGCTGCTGCTATTGGCTGACATCAGGCCACGCCCCCTCCTGTTCCGCCGGGACtctgactgaaaaaaacaaaactacagttTGTTTCTACAGAGTGAGACGTCAACGTCACATCACAACATCTTCACATACAAGTACTCCTGAAGtactttactgcagtatttccatgtgacactactttatacttccactgcacTGATAGTACTACATGAAGCTGATAGTACTCGTGTACTTTTACTACATGAAGCTGATAGTACTCGTGTATTTTTACTTCATGAAGCTGATAGTACTCGTGTATTTGTACTACGTGAAGCTGATAGTACTCCTGTACTTTTACTACATGAAGCTGATAGTACTCGGGTTGGATGAACGGACAGATAATCAGCTGGTAAAAAGCAGCAGGACATGTGTACTGACTGTCATTTCCGGCATTTTTACgacacattttcagtgttttaactCAAACTGTGCTCtttgtctaaacctaaccaagtggtttttgtgcctaaacttaaccaacgGAGTTAAATGACACGGCGCACACATAGcacatgtttttaaagtgtaaaCCTGTTATTTGTACACCTGGTTGTTCCTCTCCTCACACCTGTACGTGCTGCTCTTGGcaccaaaatacacaaacaaacagccgGAGCGCTGCTTGCGTCGGTCGTTACAACCAGTAACGAGACGCTTCTGTTACTTTCTCACCAAAATAACCTGTTAACTGTTGCATCCAACTAACAACCAGCAAGCAAAGTAGTTCACAAGAAGCATCAGTATAATATTTTCATGATCATTTAGCTTCTTATTAGCTCCGCCCGTGTTGTTCACTGTTACCTGACGCTGGCTGCGGGGAGTCGGGCTGCGGACGCTCGCTACCTCCTCGGAGTCGACTACCTCCAAGCTCTCGTCGTACAGCTGGTTCTTCAGGACTATCGTGCCTCTGCCCCGGTTAGCTCGCTCCATATGACACCGACAGATCACCGACAGAGCTGAACGACGGTTACAGGCATTTATCTACCGGTTATTTAACCGTTTAGCTTTGGCCACCAAGCAACGGACAGCTAACAACGGACCGGGCCTCCGGAGGCTTTAAACCGTCCTACAGCGCGATGTGCGGGGGTTAAAGCGCCGATATGGACGCGTAAACTAACTTTCCtgatatgttttaaatgtctgtctAACAGTCTGAGCTCAGTGGAAACGCGTCTAGCTGGATAAATGCGTGAGCGTCGTGTTAGCGGCTAACGGGAGGAATTGACTGTATCCTAGCAACGGATCACGCAATGCATCATGGGATGACGtgtcattcttcttcttcctggtTTTTAGTGGCGGTTGGCGTCCAAAATGTCGCATTACCGCCATCTGCTGGATTTAAACTAAAATCTacactaactaactaactacctacctaactaactaactaactaactaactaactaactaactaactaactaaataaataaataaataaataatctctTCCCATCCATTTCCACACTCTGCTCTAAATTCTCtatgtttcagatgtttgagAGAAACTAAAAGCTGCAACTCTTCTCCAGAAACTCCCAACAACAACACTGTGAGAGCAAAATGAATGATgaggttatcattttataaatcttttgtatacATAtaacaaatgttgttttcaaactAGAGGgtcaatgtttgttttctgttgaatgtgatgtaatgtcattgtcatcCTGGTCTACATGTTAGTGAAGAAATCCTGCTCCTCGGCTAGTTGGACTCTTGAACTGGTTTCTACCTGAGGGTTGCTCgctgacctctggggtctgGGACTGTGCGGATCATGAGGTACCTAAACATGCTAAAGTGGAAGGATGTCGTGTTTGAAGTCATTGACCATGAGGTCTCTGTAAGATCATatgaccatacttgtttgtaagaaagtgtaacagtttgtggaagtgtccatttaggtacgtagctttgcttctggagaCGTATAAAGCTGTCTGGTTTGTGTTCACAATCTTTAAGGAAAGGGCTGAACAACAACTGTTGTTGATGTGATGATTGTACAACGTCTACAACAAGTAACAATGCTTAATACTTTCTTCATGTCTCCGTGTCGACACCCAGAAATCTCCTACAGTTATATCACGTTATGTTTTCTCAGGTTTTATTTCTACTCCAGCAGTATACGGTATATTACCACTGGAAAAAAAGGCCCAAATCTTCCCCTGATCTTTAAACTCATCATGTTTTCTTAGCTTCTTGCCTCACATCTTAACATTTCTTACCTACTTCCTCATGCTGAAGTCTCGTCTTAGATCAGACCCTGATTATTTCTTACCTCTCTTACTCTCTTTGGACAGTTTTCCTCCCATGCTGCATGATTCCCTTTTGAATTATGTTTTGAAAACAGATCTCTACAAAGTGACTTAAATtcattacaaatgtaaaaatataaaatacatctttGACTCATAAAATGTAGATCTGAACAGGAACTGTGGTGAagcagaagtataaagtagcagataatggaaatactcatgtaaagtacctttaaattgtaataaagtatctgagtacatgtacttagttacattccagcACTGAAGCAGAACAATGAGGAGGTGTGAACGACTCGGACTGTAATGACTGAAACCTGTTTACCATCTCTGCTGCCGACTGAACAGCCATCACCTCACAGTTATTGAATCCAACAATTCAGCTATTTCTGGAACTTttctgaagcttttctgtgacagtaaactgaattattttggtatttttgactattgatcagacaaaacaagacattaaaatATGTCAGCTTGGACTCTAAGAAATAATAacgagcatttttcactatttcagattaatggataatgaaaacaGTCGTTTGTTGCAGGCAAATCAAATGTAATCTGAGTTTTATTACCGgtcaatgttttaaaataaaactgaatcatGTGagattcatttgttttaatttgtaacaaatataaattcacataaagaaaattaaaagagGGAGCAGGTAGCTTAGCATCGCTCTTTAACCGCTAAACCTTTTTAAATCacatatttaaatgaattaaactgTAAACCAATATGTTGTATTGATCTCAATCTAATTATAAAGACATTTAATTCCAGTTGCTGGTGATTCATCAAAGTTTGATCCCTTAAACTACAGATTTTAATGTACAAAGATAAAATAACTGATATGGTCAATATCATCATGATTATGGGGAAATATCACATTCATTCATGTAAATAGAAATATCAGAAACCTTTACTAACTTGGTTTAGAAATGAAGGAGAGAACTATCAGCTGATACACATCAGTCAATACAAAACCTTTGTACTATGTGTGTTTTGATAAAGattgaatatttttattattattattattattatttattcatttaattggCTCTGCTACCATATGGGTTGTTTGTGTGGTTTGCTGATATGgtctaaaaatataaatgatttgtgGTTTGATATGTTTGGTTGTTTACAGAAATCTGGTTGATGTTAAATTAACTGCTGGGATGTGAaggtgatttttatttttattatttaaatgtatgcatctatatttatttactgttaatAAAGACTTGCTGTTTTGAATCTgcttctagtttttttttttttttttttgaagaatcAAAATCAATATTCCTGCTGTGAATtgtgttttaaataaagttaatttaagaaaaaaagagcttCGAGTGACCGCGAGATGCTGACGCGATATCGCGAGAACTCGGATGTGTTATTTATGCTGGAGCAGAAACACAGTCCAGCACCGACCAGGACCACAAGACCAGGACACAAGAGCAGAATGGAGGACCAGAAGCCGGAGTATCCCACCGACAACCCCGTAAAAAAGGAAGAACTGGACTCACAGGTCAGTGTTCAGGACTTCATCAGGCCACGAGGCTCTAATATGAACCCCTGTTCAGTCACATGGCTGACCAGTTATCCCAGTCA
It encodes:
- the ift46 gene encoding intraflagellar transport protein 46 homolog isoform X1, which encodes MERANRGRGTIVLKNQLYDESLEVVDSEEVASVRSPTPRSQRQSESRRNRRGRGLMSANSSSDEFDEDHKPQRPAEPINGQPGVSPEEEEEEEEDDDDDDDDDEDEDDSDEEDTDDDDGEAPEGAYDPADYANLPVSTEIKELFQYITRYTPQSVELEHSLKPFIPDFIPAVGDIDAFLKVPRPDGESDGLGLLVLDEPSVKQSDPTVLSLWLSEETKQHGATELKKVTSVASPQSNPRAVDSWVESISALHRSKPPASVQYGRPMPDIDSLMQEWPAELEELLGRLQLPPARLRCGLAEYADAVCGLLDIPVYGSRIQSLHLLFSLYLEFRDSQHFTRRT
- the ift46 gene encoding intraflagellar transport protein 46 homolog isoform X2 is translated as MSANSSSDEFDEDHKPQRPAEPINGQPGVSPEEEEEEEEDDDDDDDDDEDEDDSDEEDTDDDDGEAPEGAYDPADYANLPVSTEIKELFQYITRYTPQSVELEHSLKPFIPDFIPAVGDIDAFLKVPRPDGESDGLGLLVLDEPSVKQSDPTVLSLWLSEETKQHGATELKKVTSVASPQSNPRAVDSWVESISALHRSKPPASVQYGRPMPDIDSLMQEWPAELEELLGRLQLPPARLRCGLAEYADAVCGLLDIPVYGSRIQSLHLLFSLYLEFRDSQHFTRRT